TGGCAAGATCGTAGGACCTGGCGATGTTCGCGACCACCGCCGGATCCTCGATCAACTGCCCGGAATGAGCGCTCTCGGTGTACGCCACGGTCGGCTCCTCGGCGAAGGTCATAACCGTCATCGCCCCGTAGAGGAGCGGATTCAGCCCACCCGAGAACGGCATGACCTGCACGATCGCCTGATGACTCCGAGACACCTCCGCGATGTATTCCAGTTGCCCGCGCATCACGTCGTTCCCGCCGACGGGCACCCGCAGTGCAGCCTCGTGGATGACGAACCACAGCTCGGGGTCGGCCGGATCCTTGAGCAGCGCACGGGCCCGCTCCTGCCGCCCGCCGACGACCCGCTCGACCTCTTCCTGGTCGACCAGCGGCCGGGCAGACCGGATGAGAGCCCGGGTGTACGCCTCGGTCTGGAGCAACCCCGGAACCACCATCGTGGCAAAGTCGCAGATCGTCTTCGCCCGTCGCTCCAACTCGGCCACTGCCGCGAAGTAGTCGGCGAACTTGGACGCCTTGAGGATCGCCTTGCACAACCGTCGGAAGAACCCGTCCGCCTTCAGCACGGTGTCGATCCGCTCGGACAGATCCAACTGCGGCCGGCGGATGGCGATCTCGATCTGCCCGATGTAGGGCCCCGAGCAGTACACCAACTCCCCGAGCCCGCCCTGCGTCAACCCCGCGTCCTCACGGCGCCTGCGCAGCTCCGCGCCGTAGAACTCCGCCATGGAGGCAGGGTCGAGATGCTTCGGCTGGGACATGCGGGCTCCCTCTCCAGCCGCAACGCCATCGTCGCGGGTCACCTCATCCCAAGGCAATCACATCACGCATCAAGATGCATACGAAACGCGACATCTCCAAGGCGAGCGGCAGGAGCCGTACACCGTCGTTCCCAGTCGGCATCGGGCCCAAACGACGGGGACCGGTCAGCGCTCTTCGGGGTGAAGGTGACGGGAAAGGAGTCTGTCGCCATGAGTTGGCCGCCAGCGAGGTGGCTGGACGCGTCCTTGTCGTAGATCTGCAGATCCGGCAGGCAGTCCAGCACCAC
The Streptomyces sp. CGMCC 4.7035 DNA segment above includes these coding regions:
- a CDS encoding helix-turn-helix domain-containing protein yields the protein MSQPKHLDPASMAEFYGAELRRRREDAGLTQGGLGELVYCSGPYIGQIEIAIRRPQLDLSERIDTVLKADGFFRRLCKAILKASKFADYFAAVAELERRAKTICDFATMVVPGLLQTEAYTRALIRSARPLVDQEEVERVVGGRQERARALLKDPADPELWFVIHEAALRVPVGGNDVMRGQLEYIAEVSRSHQAIVQVMPFSGGLNPLLYGAMTVMTFAEEPTVAYTESAHSGQLIEDPAVVANIARSYDLARAAALSPEASLAFIGRVAEDYTP